A genomic stretch from Flavobacterium humidisoli includes:
- a CDS encoding NAD(P)H-dependent oxidoreductase: MSNFLENQNWRYAVKQYDASKKISDADLNTLKEAVRLSASSYGLQPYKVVIVENPELREKLKGAAWGQTQITDASHLFIFANDLSLDGGSVDKYISNISEVRGVPTEALGGFSDMMKGVISNLSEDAKHIWTAKQTYLALGNLLNAAAELKIDATPMEGFSAASFNEILGFDKLGLNASVIATVGYRHDEDKSQHQKKVRKSHEELFITL, from the coding sequence ATGAGCAATTTCTTAGAAAATCAAAATTGGAGATACGCAGTCAAACAATATGATGCTTCAAAAAAGATATCAGATGCTGATTTAAATACATTAAAAGAAGCAGTAAGATTAAGTGCTTCTTCATACGGATTACAACCTTATAAAGTAGTTATTGTTGAAAATCCAGAATTAAGAGAAAAATTAAAAGGAGCAGCATGGGGACAAACTCAAATTACAGATGCTTCTCACCTATTCATTTTTGCAAATGATTTAAGCCTTGACGGAGGTTCTGTTGACAAATATATCAGCAATATTAGCGAAGTAAGAGGCGTTCCTACTGAAGCTTTAGGCGGATTTAGCGACATGATGAAAGGTGTAATTTCAAATTTATCTGAAGACGCAAAACACATCTGGACTGCAAAACAAACTTATTTAGCATTAGGAAACTTATTAAATGCAGCTGCCGAATTGAAAATTGATGCCACTCCAATGGAAGGTTTCAGCGCAGCTTCTTTCAACGAAATTTTAGGTTTTGACAAATTGGGTTTAAATGCTTCTGTAATTGCAACTGTAGGTTACAGACATGATGAAGACAAATCTCAACACCAGAAAAAAGTTAGAAAATCACACGAAGAATTATTTATCACTCTATAA
- a CDS encoding MarR family winged helix-turn-helix transcriptional regulator, producing MTIEEVIKSTVKMDNAKKVILNIMYTQNVIQDHFNELIKPYDLSGEQYNVLRILRGQKGKPANMCVIQERMLAKTSNTTRLVDKLLLKDFVTRNVCPDNRRKIEVSITEKGLDVLKELDPKVDEHEQTFANNLKPEELVFLNQLLEKYRTNK from the coding sequence ATGACAATTGAAGAGGTTATTAAGAGTACGGTTAAGATGGATAATGCGAAAAAAGTTATTCTGAATATCATGTACACGCAAAATGTGATTCAGGATCATTTCAACGAGTTGATCAAACCGTATGATTTATCTGGAGAACAGTATAATGTGTTACGTATATTAAGAGGACAAAAAGGAAAACCTGCTAATATGTGCGTGATACAAGAGCGAATGCTTGCTAAAACGAGCAACACAACACGTTTGGTAGACAAATTATTATTGAAGGATTTTGTAACTAGAAATGTCTGTCCCGATAATCGAAGAAAAATTGAAGTTTCGATTACGGAAAAAGGATTAGATGTTTTAAAAGAATTAGATCCGAAAGTAGATGAGCATGAACAAACGTTTGCTAACAATTTAAAACCAGAAGAATTAGTTTTCTTAAATCAATTATTAGAAAAATATAGAACCAACAAATAA
- a CDS encoding YceI family protein encodes MKNLKTIAIALFVAAASISANAQTKKIDVKASTIKWVGKKVTGEHSGTVNFKEGSVVFKGKKLTGGSFTVDMTSLTSTDLTGEYQGKLNGHLKADDFFGTDKFPTSKLVFKTIGAKSADVYTVTADLTIKGITKPVTFDITVKGNTATTAFKVDRTKYDIKYGSGSFFDGLGDKTINDEFELAVALKF; translated from the coding sequence ATGAAAAATTTAAAAACTATTGCAATAGCATTATTCGTAGCAGCTGCTAGTATCTCAGCAAATGCTCAAACTAAAAAAATCGACGTAAAAGCATCTACTATTAAATGGGTAGGTAAAAAAGTAACTGGAGAGCACTCTGGAACTGTAAACTTCAAAGAAGGTTCTGTAGTTTTCAAAGGAAAAAAATTAACTGGAGGAAGCTTTACAGTTGATATGACTTCATTAACTTCTACAGATTTAACTGGAGAATACCAAGGGAAATTAAACGGTCACTTAAAAGCTGACGATTTCTTCGGAACTGATAAATTCCCAACTTCAAAATTAGTTTTCAAAACTATTGGTGCAAAATCTGCTGACGTTTATACTGTAACTGCAGACTTAACTATCAAAGGAATCACTAAACCAGTAACTTTTGATATCACTGTAAAAGGAAACACTGCTACAACTGCTTTCAAAGTTGACAGAACTAAATACGATATTAAATACGGTTCAGGTAGCTTCTTCGACGGTTTAGGAGACAAAACTATCAATGACGAATTCGAATTGGCTGTAGCTTTAAAATTCTAA